A single region of the Marmota flaviventris isolate mMarFla1 chromosome 10, mMarFla1.hap1, whole genome shotgun sequence genome encodes:
- the Magoh gene encoding protein mago nashi homolog isoform X1: protein MESDFYLRYYVGHKGKFGHEFLEFEFRPDGKLRYANNSNYKNDVMIRKEAYVHKSVMEELKRIIDDSEITKEDDALWPPPDRVGRQELEIVIGDEHISFTTSKIGSLIDVNQSKDPEGLRVFYYLVQDLKCLVFSLIGLHFKIKPI from the exons ATGGAGAGTGACTTTTATCTACGTTACTACGTGGGTCACAAAGGCAAGTTCGGCCACGAGTTCTTGGAGTTTGAATTCCGACCCGACG GTAAATTGAGGTATGCCAACAACAGTAATTACAAAAATGATGTCATGATCAGAAAAGAG GCCTATGTACATAAAAGTGTGATGGAGGAATTGAAGAGAATAATTGATGACAGTGAAATTACCAAAGAAGATGATGCTTTGTGGCCTCCTCCTGACCGAGTAGGCCGGCAG gAGCTTGAAATCGTCATTGGAGATGAACACATTTCTTTCACAACATCAAAAATTGGTTCCCTTATTGATGTTAATCAATCTAA GGATCCAGAAGGCTTACGAGTATTTTATTATCTTGTCCAGGACCTGAAGTGCTTGGTCTTCAGTCTTATTGGATTACACTTCAAAATTAAaccaatttaa